The DNA sequence ATTGGATGCTGAGTTTTTTATATGATAATGCTTGAATGCTTATTGCCAagctttttttatattataatataaaattataaagtataaataacaaaaaatatatgaaattattttatataaagtaAATATATTCATGAATAACttattttagaaatatattttagaatcaatttaaattaatttaatgattaacttattattagtttatttaaataagtttaaatttttaatttacgataaattattttttaacttatcAAGTTAAAAAATATCGTAAAAAAATTCAGacataaatatagaaaaataaatatacacTAATTTATACTATAAAACACATATGACTTTTGGAATTTAATTGCGATAAAATCAAAGATTATACGTTACTTACCAAAGAGGCACATCAATGTTCAATCTTAAATTCTAAaagtatatattataaaaataaaaattgtgaaGCTAAAATCTCTCGTTTTAATTGCGAAAGTACACTACATGCCACAAAAGAAAGGCAAAAAAATTGCGCCCTGAAATCCCTGTCTCCGCTAAATTCCtgcaatctcaatcaaataaggCGGCaaattgttaattaattattaattaattaatttaattataaaacccTTTCtgcaatctctctctctctctctctctccgtaaTGTGGGTTCTCTTCTTGATTGCCCACCTTCTTTATCTTCCTCTGCAGGTACGTTACCGCCGATCCTAAAGCTTGAATTTTTTTACCGTTCCGATTTTGCCCTTTTCATTAAAATGGAAAGGAACCCCTAATTTGAAGGGATTTCAGCTAACGAAGAATCGTGGATTTGCTTCTCTTTTCGTTACATCAAGCATTGAACAATGTTGTATATGGCTATGGGCTATGCAAGTTTCGTTTAATAGGGTTTATGCACATTGCAGGTTATAGTGTAGTCTTAGAAGGAAGGGAGAGGGAAGGTGTTTGTGGCAATGGAGGAGCATAGTCAATTGAAGCGTGCCATTATTGATTCCTCTGCTGGGGCAATTTCCGGTGGAATTTCAAGGACAGTAACCTCTCCCCTCGATGTTATTAAGATTAGGTTCCAGGTAGTTTATTCTTTTGTCGTTGCCTCCTTTCAAGTTTATTTTATTTCCCTCAAAAAATGATGTTTTATTCAATATTCATATTCATTGGCAATGATAGGTTCAACTAGAGCCCACATCTTCATGGGCTTTACTACGCAAGGATCTTGCTGCACCATCAAAATACACTGGTATATTTCAAGCATCTAAAGATATTTTCAGAGAAGAAGGTTTTCAGGTCTAAACAATAGCGCACAGTTTATCCAATTCTGTTCAAGTGCATTTTCTCTTTTAAGTTATCACTTATCAGCATAAGTTTCTATGATAAATTTACAGGGTTTTTGGCGGGGGAATGTACCGGCATTGCTTATGGTTATGCCATATACAGCTATACAGTTTACAGTTTTACATAAGTTGAAAACTCTTGCCTCTGGTTCTTCCAAGTCAGGTATTTTACTTTATTACTCAGTGTTGCAATATACTCGCTTTATTAGCAAAGTATTTCTTTGAAGACTTAGGCGGTGTTTTATCAGTTATCATGTCATTATCACTTATACAACTTCTAAATTATTGTTTCATGAACTGTTGAAACTCTTGCGGATATGTCGCTGGATTTGATTTTACCAAATGTACTTTGTGCGAGGCTTTATTGAGTAGGAGGATGTTGTCGGTTAATGTGTGTTTGTATGCAAGAAAAATCTTTGCCCATGCATGGTGTACGTTTTAGGGATGCAATTACTTGTCAGGAAATATCTCATACCTTATCCAATTCTTGGTCTATATTGTTCATTGGTTTCTTTTTCTGTTGGCTGCAGAGGATCACAGTAGTTTGAGCCCTTATCTGTCCTATGTCAGTGGGGCATTAGCTGGATGTGCAGCTACAATAGGGTCTTACCCGTTTGATCTTCTCCGAACCATATTAGCTTCTCAGGGGGAGCCAAAGGTATAGGAAACAAGGTTATAATGCAATTTCAAAGTTAACCTGTGTAATACTTAAGTGCTTTGAAGGCTAGTGAATCAAATAACTGGTCTTGTTTTTGAACACCCTCTGCCAGCTGATATGCATTTTTCCTTACCATGATATgcttaaaattttaagttggcATTGTTCTATTTTGTTTGTTCTTTTTACCCGTTGCAAAGAGTGTGCTTCTGGCTTCTCCCCATTGATTCCCCATTCCTTCTTGTCTAATTATAGTTATACTGCCAAATTTAGTTTGTCGTCTTATATCCTGTTTTGTTGCATTGGGCGAAGCCAAAGccttcattaatgaattcttgaACATTCTCTATTTATCCCTTCCTGTGAATTTTGTTTTCTGTTAACATGAATATGCTGTTTTTGctcttcttctctgctttgttctgATGTACTGATCTCCGATGTTGTTTTGGCCCTTTCGAAATTATTTCACATTGCAATTGCTTGCTAATATCTTGCCAAACCATCAGGTGTATCCAAACATGAGGTCAGCATATCTTGATATTGTCCAGACTCGAGGTTACAAAGGCTTGTATGCTGGATTGTCACCGACGCTAGTTGAGATTATACCTTATGCAGGCCTACAATTTGGCACCTATGATACATTTAAGCGTTGGGCCATGGTAAATTTCAGTTGCCATATTTAAAATTTCTTACTTAATAGTTGACATAATTATGATCCGCATTCATTGGTtctgattattaatttattaagcaTTGTATGAAATTGTAGGCTTGGAACCATAGATATTCCAATACCACCACAGGAGGTAACCTCTCTAGCTTCGAACTTTTCGTTTGTGGGTTGGCAGCTGGAACATGTGCAAAACTTGTCTGTCATCCGCTTGATGTAGTCAAGAAAAGGTTTCAGGTAAAACTTCTGCCCATTTCAATTATTACTTCTGTTATCattacatcaaaataattaaattttagaatgttAACTTGTGATAACCACTGGTGCATATGCAAGCTGTGTCATTCTGAAACATGTTGAGGATATTGAAGAAATTAGAAAGCTAAATGTTTTGTTGTTGCATACGTTATGTTGatgtaattattaattttactctGTTTGCTACAGATTGAGGGGCTTCAGAGGCATCCAAGATATGGAGCAAGAGTTGAGCTTCATGCATACAGGAATATGTTTGATGCCTTGAGCCAGATAATACGGTCGGAAGGTTGGGCCGGTCTATACAAGGGGATAATACCATCAACCGTTAAAGCCGCACCAGCTGGGGCTGTAACATTTGTTGCATATGAGTTGACTTCTGATTGGCTAGAGTCCCTTTAAACTTGAATTTccacacttctttttcttttcattttttttaattacccATTCATTTTTGAAATATGAGGTTGATTCCCTCATAGAATAGGAAGAAAGCACGAGGGATGACCTAATTGATTTTGGTTACACCGGTAGTTCATAAGAGTAATGTTCCTTTAGATGGAGGAAACTTAGGATGAAGGAGGATCTTAGCATACATCAATACGTGTTTACCTTTTTGTTTTTGGGAACTGAATTATATAGCCTTGCCTGAATGAGGTGTGGTTGTTCTAACTAATGTTTTTCTTGAATTGCAAATGTAAATTTACAATATGATACACCTATCCATGTGTTACattagatttgaatttgaagAGGTAAATTGAAGCGCTAGTTATCGTTTCTCGTTTGAGACCTCAGCTATGCAGATTATTTTGCATACTGTGTTCTACAGAATAGATTAATGCTACTAACCTGTGagtaaaaagaaagaaatctaACCATATATTTCAGGTAACTCTCCTATAAGAAATTACATTACAAGTACAGTATCTTACAGAGTAAGATAGCTTAAGCTGCTGCTGTTAAGACTTTAGAgctttgaatgaaaaaaatgttgCCACTAAAACTTGGTAGCAtagaagaaagaacaaagaacattGTTGGTCATACCAAACCCTTATTGAAACTCATCCTCCCACAAATGCACTCAAAGCTATCCCCTGTCAAACAAACCTGTTAGCTATGCTTGTAGAGCTTTATCTTGATGATTTGTTTTTTTCTTGGTTGCTATTTTCCGGAGGGAGTGACAGGAACTGGAAGATCCTCTGAATCTGCACGGCTTCAATCCGGAACTTTTCAGCAATCTTGTGGACGTCCATTGGTCCTCTGTGATCTTCATCCCTGCCCTCATGCAAGAGGAAGATATGGCGCAACTGAGCCACATTCAAATTGCCTGTAGGAACAGGCCTTTCTTCATACCTACCAGAATCCGGTTTTGTATCTCGCAACTTTGGCATAGGCCTCTTAGATTTCTCTACCACAAAAGCCTGTAAAAACATTATCATCAGCATGATGAGGCTGCCACACAATAAATTTTGCAGCAATGAGCAATGCTTAGATCATTCAAGCTGTGTTATTCACTATGAACTCGGTAAATTTTAGAGTACTAAGTGCCTTAACAAACTTGGTAGATTCAAATGAAGACTCAAACAAACTAGAATCTGACTATGTCAAGAGTAAGAATGAACCCAAGCTCAATAGGGAGAACTGAGTAACAGTTCATAGAGAAGAATCAATGAATCAAAACTCAATGATAACAATTCACTAATAAACCAATCACTATgaagctattcctatttatactCTTAATTTTGTATTTCTGTATCATACGCAATGTTAATTCCATTGTTGATGATGAAGCAGTATTAACAAGTTTTGCATGGAATTAAAATGGAAAAGAAACTGACCTCACCCATTTCGGGTTTCCCCCCAGGTTTTGCAGTAATTCTACCAAGCATTTGACCAAGCATGGCATCGTATTTTGGATCTCTTTCTTCCAGAACATTCTCCAAGTTAACTTTAGAGCCACCATCTTAAACGAACACAACCACCACCAATGCCATCAAACAACCCCATTTAGGGATCACAAATTCACAGTTCGCAGAGTCAAAATccacaattaaaaagaaaaaaggtaaaaaaaaataataactgcTGAATACAGAGCACCTTGTATGGTTTCTAAGTAAGAAACAAAACTAAAGGAGCTAAATTTCTGGGAACCGCAAATCTTTAAAGTAACTTACCGGCGTTTAGTGTGTCCTGCGGTTGTGCGGTGGCCTTGGAAACATCCACCTTCCGTGGCGGCGGTGGATCGACGACCTTCTTAGGTTTGGGAATATCGGCTTCGGAGGAAGCTCGTATTCTTCCAGATGCTCGACGAAATGCCTGACCCATCTCTCACCCTCTCACCGCTTCAAATGCACTTTCCTTTATGTCTCGCCTCTTAAACCTTCCTATTGCGActatttgtttaatttatttatacttattttatgaattttattattCAGTATGAATaagttagttttttatttaaataaaataaattactcaTTTATTCAAATAAATCGTAATACACAATTTTAAACATTTAATTGTGTTTTCTATGAAAAAAACGAATATAAAAATTACAATGTTTACGTTGATGTTGCCAATTAAAGTTGAGCAATTTTTTTCTTCCACATTTTTTCCAGTAAAAATGAGCATAGGAGAgagaaaattaataaattattatcatcCCCTCTTTATTTGCACATAATTCAATTGACAATGATAACAATCattttttctctcctctctttttttttgtctattttcgTTGGCAGCAATaacaaaaatgcaaaaaaaattattcacctttttttaatttttgttttcaccTTTTTTTGTCAGCGATAACACAACTAAAATA is a window from the Arachis hypogaea cultivar Tifrunner chromosome 1, arahy.Tifrunner.gnm2.J5K5, whole genome shotgun sequence genome containing:
- the LOC112704114 gene encoding mitochondrial thiamine diphosphate carrier 2, whose protein sequence is MEEHSQLKRAIIDSSAGAISGGISRTVTSPLDVIKIRFQVQLEPTSSWALLRKDLAAPSKYTGIFQASKDIFREEGFQGFWRGNVPALLMVMPYTAIQFTVLHKLKTLASGSSKSEDHSSLSPYLSYVSGALAGCAATIGSYPFDLLRTILASQGEPKVYPNMRSAYLDIVQTRGYKGLYAGLSPTLVEIIPYAGLQFGTYDTFKRWAMAWNHRYSNTTTGGNLSSFELFVCGLAAGTCAKLVCHPLDVVKKRFQIEGLQRHPRYGARVELHAYRNMFDALSQIIRSEGWAGLYKGIIPSTVKAAPAGAVTFVAYELTSDWLESL
- the LOC112704123 gene encoding uncharacterized protein yields the protein MGQAFRRASGRIRASSEADIPKPKKVVDPPPPRKVDVSKATAQPQDTLNADGGSKVNLENVLEERDPKYDAMLGQMLGRITAKPGGKPEMGEAFVVEKSKRPMPKLRDTKPDSGRYEERPVPTGNLNVAQLRHIFLLHEGRDEDHRGPMDVHKIAEKFRIEAVQIQRIFQFLSLPPENSNQEKNKSSR